Proteins co-encoded in one Carassius gibelio isolate Cgi1373 ecotype wild population from Czech Republic chromosome A15, carGib1.2-hapl.c, whole genome shotgun sequence genomic window:
- the LOC128028781 gene encoding ras-related protein Rab-4B, with protein MSETYDFLFKFLVIGSAGTGKSCLLHQFIENKFKQDSNHTIGVEFGSRVVNVAGKTVKLQIWDTAGQERFRSVTRSYYRGAAGALLVYDITSRETYNTLTNWLTDARTLASPNIAIILCGNKRDLDADREVTFLEASRFAQENELMFLETSALTGENVEEAFLKCARTILNKIESGELDPERMGSGIQYGDASLRQLRQPRGSAAQVKQQCNC; from the exons ATGTCAGAGACGTACG ATTTCCTGTTTAAGTTCCTGGTGATTGGCAGCGCTGGGACTGGGAAATCATGCCTCCTTCATCAGTTCATAGAGAACAAGT TCAAACAGGACTCCAACCACACCATCGGCGTTGAGTTTGGCTCCAGGGTTGTCAATGTTGCCGGCAAAACGGTCAAACTGCAGATCTGGGACACGGCTGGGCAGGAGCGCTTTAG GTCAGTGACCCGCAGTTACTATCGTGGAGCAGCAGGGGCGCTTCTCGTGTATGACATCACAAG TCGGGAGACCTACAATACTCTGACTAACTGGCTGACAGATGCACGGACACTGGCCAGCCCCAACATCGCCATCATCCTGTGCGGGAATAAAAGGGATCTGGATGCGGACCGTGAGGTCACCTTCCTAGAGGCGTCTCGCTTTGCCCAGGAGAACG AGCTGATGTTTCTGGAGACGAGTGCTTTAACCGGGGAGAACGTAGAGGAAGCCTTTCTCAAATGTGCTCGTACCATCCTCAATAAGATTGAGTCGG GTGAGTTGGATCCGGAGCGGATGGGTTCTGGGATCCAGTACGGCGACGCGTCCCTGCGGCAGCTCAGACAGCCCCGGGGCTCTGCTGCACAGGTCAAGCAGCAGTGTAACTGTTAG